Within Cololabis saira isolate AMF1-May2022 chromosome 14, fColSai1.1, whole genome shotgun sequence, the genomic segment ACATAGAGTCCAATCTGAACTCCCGCTAGATAGATGGCTACATAACCTGCTATGGAGAATATACCCTCCTTGTTAGCATGCAGAAAGTCCTTTTCTCTGTCGCTGTTGTGGATAATGAAAGTCTTCAGCTCTGTTGTCTCCAGAATGAACTGATACAATCCACTGATCAGGAGGGAAAAGACCCACAAATGTCTAGTAGGTAGAACCACCAGGAGCATGGACACCACAACTCTGACAATAGCAAGTGTGAAGAAGAAATTCCAGTGGACCCCGTATTCTGTCACATGCTCGTGATAACCAGTCATTTTAACACTCAGCAGCCTTGCCATGCCAAGAGCAAGCAGGGGCCAGACAGACTGGATCTGCTTTGTAATGTGACGCATCTTGGATCCAGAGATCCCCTTCCCTCGGGCCTCTGGACATACAAGAGCATTTGCAAAGACAAATGCTCCAACTCCAAAGTCCATAACCCCTGTCCCGTAGGTTTCTGTTTTAGCATATCGTCTTGGAAAGATAATAAAGTCTACGGCAAGAATGCTGATGGTCGTTTTCACATTAACAAATACTCTGAAGAGAGTCACGAAGGGAATCTGGTTGAACTGGACGTGACTCTGCAGGAAAGTGCTGACAGTCTTCTGTAGGTGCTGAGCAGGCGAATGACTGCTGCTACGATAAATACACCAAAATAGACACGTTGAAATAATATATAAGGTAATTATGACTAGGTGAAGAATGCTGCTCAGCACGGTACATGACAGGACAAGGGGGAAAATGAGCAGAAAGAGATCAAGaaacagatgagaaatcagTGGAAGCGGCAGCGGCAGAGTCCCTTTGGCCTGATAGTGTATCATCAAGATGAGCCCTCTGATGATGAGGCATACTGGGGTGAGGAATGATCCCAGGGCCACCTCTCCCAGACTGGTCCCGGTGAGATTACTGATAAAAGCTTCCTTCAGCTCCCTTTGAGCCATGACCTGCAAACGTTACAATTCATGATTCACATGTGGACAAACCGGCTGCACTCAGAGACAATTGAATCAAAAATGCATGGGAGAAACGGTAACATTTTGCTACAAGTTGCTGGAGGTGATTTAAAAAGGTATGTGCctacactaggaatgggcgatattttaccgttcacgataaaccgtcaaaaaaattccccacgataagaatttgtcatctcgcggtaaaaacgataaattccagttgatgacgtttttgtgtaaagctgatttatggttctgtgtta encodes:
- the pigw gene encoding phosphatidylinositol-glycan biosynthesis class W protein — its product is MAQRELKEAFISNLTGTSLGEVALGSFLTPVCLIIRGLILMIHYQAKGTLPLPLPLISHLFLDLFLLIFPLVLSCTVLSSILHLVIITLYIISTCLFWCIYRSSSHSPAQHLQKTVSTFLQSHVQFNQIPFVTLFRVFVNVKTTISILAVDFIIFPRRYAKTETYGTGVMDFGVGAFVFANALVCPEARGKGISGSKMRHITKQIQSVWPLLALGMARLLSVKMTGYHEHVTEYGVHWNFFFTLAIVRVVVSMLLVVLPTRHLWVFSLLISGLYQFILETTELKTFIIHNSDREKDFLHANKEGIFSIAGYVAIYLAGVQIGLYVMQPRSQVREWLRMLFHLLLGSVVLYAALCTCQTFVEPVSRRSANLSFVLWIVAQSMFFMSCLCVADMILLFSKRTSGCPFVPTSLNVYKKDADSNPADEKKRGEIESLCIVQAISRNQLLFFLLANVLTGLTNAVVDTLTCSSSFSVFVLLLYMFMNCFVIYVLHVCGITLKFW